Genomic DNA from Perca fluviatilis chromosome 12, GENO_Pfluv_1.0, whole genome shotgun sequence:
ttcatgctttttcaGGCATGAAGCCATGCATGAATACAtgatattgtattattatttgttgtCGCATATTTGTGCCCAGTAggtgtaaaaacacacacacacacacacacacacacacacacacacacacacacacacacacacacacacacacacacacacacacacacacacacacacacacacacacacacacacagcttacaCTGTAAAAGCTTTATCACATGTATGAtctcaaaacataaacatacacctatgttaaactttttttccacagaTCCAGTACATAACAGATTTACATGACATGTCATTCCACTCAGTGGTGGTAGGTCCAATATGTGCACAGTCCTCTTCGCCCGACTGTGGATCTCCACCGCCATTATCAGGCTGCCCTGTCCTCCAGTtcctaaaaaatgtattaaagagAATCATGATACTGCAAATCTCTGACATAAACACAGTTCCTCTTTGTCACATAATGCTCTCCAGGTTGATGACTGGGGCATCAATTGTCCTCAGCAAACATTGATTATCAGTTCACTGAACCTTGAGTTATATGCATACCGGTAGTTAGTTTATCGATACATTTTTGGCAATTTACACAATGACAATCGCCAGCAACCacagtctcgctttgccagaccctcctccaaagagCGCTGAAGGAGCATCTACAACAATGATGCTAgatgcttgtctcacatagccagacattacttcacagcacagcggaatAACGTTAGCTTACGTTAGATACAGGCTATGTTGACAGTCAtagaagcccgtgctcacgcagagctctgtacccaactgacagacactttttcggcttagaattacggtaggaaccgctaaaaacacaacaacctcactgtcctctccacccgacggacagacacacttctTAGGCTTAGAATTActgtaggaaccgctaaaaataacactaccttgccgtcctctccacccaactgaacacactttattggcttagaattacagcaaCAATTGCTAAACACACTCCAAACTCAAGGTCCTCTCTTCCCAATGGTCCTCCAGAaaacgttagcagggttagcatggcggcgttagccaggaccagtcgggatcactttactggttGTGtctcaatttatttttttgcgagtaaccaactccggTACTTTAGCtaaataattcaatgtgagtaaaCAAAGGTTTAAATGACATTAAATGGCtgtccctagtagctgtgataaatttgCATGAAGCTAATgtttacctgttcaggaggaaattagccaactctgctcattttgggctctaagctgtctctgtctttcaaatacatctccaatatttacccagggtttgttacgtctctggtcacgcaactgttagaaacgtGCAGtcttttttaggtcgggtagaatctatctccgttgatcctgtttgtttgtttgctgcttttatggctgtactaacgttacagctgtagcatgCTAGGTTTATGTGTTTACAGGTATATTTGGCAACccggggcctgttgcacaaaaccaggataagggattaagctaggatattcaggttatcctggatgaatttagctttgatttggttgcacaaaagcaggttgattaaacccagccaagtaaccatggagatttattctttgcagctagcctggtccagagcaggctaacagccaggctaagattaatcctggagtcttgtGCATTAAATCAGCTGCtgctctgatccgaaataaacgtgtttaacagttattccgttgtcttctgaatgtgttccactttatttttattaacatgcattacttatcactattgctgtcacgagtttgatttaaatcctagtATTGCAGTTGTTTAGATGGTAAGAAATGGTTGCACTGGCACCGGAGATAAAGTGGGACGATACcaggaaatgggcttttcctccaCTGCTGTCCCTGTGAGATTTACCCTGTGCAACGcggggaggcggggggaggcagggggatcctcccacaccgtgcagcggactttaaaggagacttttagtgtcagtaacgacgacaatggcacctgctcaaacgtccttttttttaccaaatgggagtgagaatgtgttgaaatgccacaaagcttcttaatcatttattcacatgaataataataggctacattgttttacagatatgcttacagtgtgtattgaagtcacttaccggtacttctttttctagtttttgtccagtcatgtttgttctgtatgaacattaattgtagaaataTATTTAGATTTAGAGATAGCTTGTAGAGATtggtgcatatggttgtaaaacatattctcgcattatgaataagggtTTGAAACTAAGACTAGTCCTTAGGGTAAATTTCCCGAGGAACATtaattccctctgctcacttttaaggcaaaataggcaaaataataaaacattttatttatatagtgctttacaggctactgAAATACACTTTAgtgtaaaaccagcacatttagcacataaaaacagatacagcaataaaaccaacacataaaacaagcatattaaagcaattaaaacagaatgtacaactttgtaaaaacgtggagtgactaagtagattttttttaaatccatacgtattcagtcggtccgctattgtctgtcgggctttttctctctgtctggtaacaacagccgtatttccctttttgcatattatatgtttcatcTCCTCGTAattttccattagaagctgctgctcaacagatgaaacatatgctgcacacgtcttttccattttagcatcagtaaatctgtgatcgataccgtggtctatttatgaaagccgtgaacgtgcccttatcccagctatctacacctggcttgacatagcttcacctacttatcctggctcggcaaacgtgcaaccgattaagccgcgatgagcggatcacactaagtcaagctgcgctttttcagatatcctggatttatttattctacttttgtgcaacaggcccccggtctggctgtcaaactgggcagttgataccaacacacaggccgaaacacaaacagaaattcaaaAGGataaaatactggcattagcattgttgtaaGAAAAGACTGTATTTCAACTTAgtatgtttccttaatatctgatgatgcattggggtcatttggggatttattacagtaaatatattacatattggacctttaagcaaAGGAAGGAACAATTTAGGTTGAGTCAAATTTTATTATCAATAATAAACAGATCTATATATTTATGCATGCAGAGCATCTATGCTTGTGAAAAATGTCTGCTGGAAATTCAAAGCAATTAAATCCTAGTactcaaaatataaaaagataGTTATATATGTTATGTCTGTATACAATTACAGTTAAGTCTTACTTCAGAGTCAGTGGAGTTCCATCTACCCATTTCCAGGTCCCCTCCTCATCTCTGTCAGTCAAACCAATCCAATACCAAGTATCTTTTTTGACGAATTCAGAGAGAAACGTCTGTTAAAGAAatccatattttattttaaccacaaTATATGtgcagtttacatgctttaatcaTAATTAAATATTACCTAGAAGAAAATAAGTAAATCCTGTATCCTATCATGGACTGTACCTGCTCTTGAGAGCTTTCTATAATCACCAgatctgctcctctctctctgcagtctTGTCTGCCTTTCTCCCAGGAACCAGACTCAGCAGAGAGGAGAAAACAGGAAGAACTGAACATCCTCCATCCTGCTGGACACGTTTTCTCTGTAAGATACAAACAAGATGCACTACACgcagataaacaaaaaaaagcatgtctAGGTCCTTGAAGTTAGTTCTGAAGATGTCAACTTTTTCAATGAATGCCCCTTTAATGCCCCCTATAACCTTGTCAGATAAAGTAGTTTCAGACTTGAATacaaattatgatttttttttcttaaatcttgttttgttttttactcttaacCTGATTGCCTGATTGACTTGACATTAAGCTTAGCGCTAGTTCATGACGGCCACGGAAGTCATACACCCGCTGATTGAAATATCATTCctatcagacacacaccaatcatttcaatttcaattcaattcaattttatttatagtatcaaatcataacaagagttatctcgagacactttacagatagagtaggtctagaccacactctataatttacaaagccccaacaattacagtaattccctcaagagcaagcattagcaatagctattgcgacagtggcgaggaaaaactcccttttaggaagaaacctcggcagacccagactcttgataggcggtgtctgacggtgccggttggggttatgatgaacagtggcataatagtcacaataaagataatggaacagtgactacaatggtagtcgtagtagttcatgtcatagccgggcacagcagggcgttacgggatgtagcgtggcacagcagagcatgggtggacgcAATCACAGCCATTCTCACATCAAGGCGGCCCTTTTAAATATGACTCCCTCCTCTCACTGATCCCTGCTACACTGACGCTGCTTCACTCACTACTGCTGCTGAAACGTTTTGCCACTACCACCCCAGCCTCCACCTTCCTAGTTCAGAGTCCTACCATGACTCAAagtttaaaatggttttcaatgtctttcttttggctCACTCTTGTATACAGGGGGGTTTCTGCATGCCACTCCCTGTTTCAGCTTAGCATGCTGCTTGggaagcattatcaagagcggAGCCACCGGCCCCAAGCATAACTGTATTTCTatttgttgcaataaatggttaaatctaTGACGTGAGTGTTCCTGACTGATTATGACTGTAATTATAACATATTTCACCAGAACAAGATAAAAGTTTAAGAAATTAAAGGTTTTGCACCATATAGATTACATCATCTACTAGTGATCATAGTATGCAGTGTGACTCTTGTGAAATTAAGCAAAGGCGAGAGAGAATAGTTAACAGCTGAGTCAGCAGTTTGGAAATTTGGCATTCAGTATAAAATAGTAGAATTTTCCACCTGTGAGGAGAATACAATGTAGCAACACACAGGGAAAGAGGCCATTTTCCAGGGGTCTATAATCATATTGGTTTTGTTAATATaggtttggtttataaaatgtctCAGTTTGGACTATAACTGGTTAATAAATCATAAAGTACATAGTAAAAATAGCTTATTACAATGCAGGGTGACGgaataaaaatgttacagaaTTGTAAGTAAATCTTAATACCAGACACAAGCACTCACTCTGTTTAAGCCGGTCCAACTCTTTAGCCATTTCAGTGAGGCTGGAGTTCAGCCggtctctctcttcagtcaggGAAGAAGACTTGTTATCACTGGCCTGGAGACGCTCAGTCAGGTTGGCTTTGATAAAGGAGAGCTCTGCAGCTGATCCACGTAATGACACATGGTCTGAAAATACAAAGAGACATTTCTCAGAAACACAAAACACCTTCTGCATTCATGTCATGTCTTATGTATTTCATTAGACTACATTTCCTTAATTTGCTATTCCTCTGACCTATCAAAGGGCATAGTGAACTCTGCAGCGGACTTCAGTAAGCATATTTTCTACTGCAGTTTTATCAATAACATAAATCAGTCTAACTGTCAGAAGTAGAGGTACAACATGTCACTGCTGCTTGTGTCTTGAAAATTAtcctccttttaaaaaaaagcaaataagttGATACTGGAATTTGAATatgaaatattgtttttgctGATTTGGCTGTTTGGGTTTGATATATCTCCTGTGTATAATTCTCTAAACAAAAGCAAAACTGTATTAAAGGAatacaccaccgtttgttgaaatagggttattcaccgtctcctctatatttatgtaggtgggcaaacgcatttttgtctcagtgtctTAGTCCGGCAGCGCCGACgcaagcttagcttagcgtagtgaatggaatcctatgttgccgccTATATTGGGTGGAACTAGGCTACAGCCGAAACACTGCTACTCGGGCCCAGAGCTGTTTATTGGGTCCATTCAGCGGTTTTTTTCCAGTTGACTTTATCGCACCGAAAAAAAAGTTGAGGACTGCAGGATGGATCAACGGCGAGAAATCCTCAGTAGCTGTGACACAACTGCAGGCATGCTCATTTCAGTCGGCATATGTTGGCATATTCCCCCACATCACACCACCAGTTCGTGTCGGCTCTCATCCTCATGTCCACGGGCTGTTGAGCGATCgcaacctcctcctcctgtcgcTCTATTTCCAAAGCACGCAGCTCCTCTTCTGAAAACTCTGGTTCGTAGAGGTATGCTTCTGGATCTTGACTGTCTGAGAAGTCATCCTCTTTGTCTCTCACAAAACCCGCCATGTTCATCGCCATTCACTGTCTACTTTAGGAAAAACAGCCAGCAAATATTCACACCGGTATGTTGCCGGCTGTTGGGGGTTTTCAGGTGCTGCgtgatatctctgtgcccaagtagcagtgcttcggctgtagcgTACTTCCACCCAGTATAGTCCCAaatcaatatctgcctaggaaatcgtctagtcttaatctgcattgctatttgtactcgtgaatacgcaggccacaagaagtaattaggttttgtttttgttgttgtttggtcacttttactcacgacatgctaaccggcaacataggattccattcactacgctaagctaagctagcggcggtGTTGCccgactaagacaatgcatgcactgagacaaaaatgcgtttgcccacctatataaatatagaggagacggtgaataaccctatttcaacaaacggtggcatattcctttaaaggAACAAAACGTTAATGAGAAAAAGGACAGTGAATCAAACTAACAGAGATCTGAAAAAGATCCTGgatgaaaagtaaaagaaagtAACACATATCCAGGGAAAGCATCTACATCTTTTAGAGAAGATTGATGCTAATGATGATAATTATTAGTATTTCTatgatttatgttttttaacggatacagttttttacacacacataacatttACATTATATAAAGTTTTAAATAATTACTTCAAACATTACTGTATTAGGATGGCTATTATAAAGTCTTTTGTAGATCACCAAATGGAGCCAAATTAATGTTACTTGATACTTTATAAACCACTTATTAATCCTTAGCATTAGTCACAACTTTATAATAGCCATCCAAATGATGTTTATAGATGgcttacaaaacaattattttatacACTTTAACATCTGAATGGGATTTAGACTCACAGTGGACACCGAGGCCGATGATCCCAGCCAGCAGGAAAACACTCAGCAGCCCCAGACAGAGAACAACAGCTCCATGAAATCTCCTCTCTGAGCTCCTGGGACCTAAACACAGAGAAGAGCTTTTAATCATACAACAGTAATTAGATGATAATATACAGATCAGTGTGTCAGCCTCTCTGTCTGACTGAACATTCTTACCTGTCTGATTTGTTGAAGGTCTTGGGTTAACAGACTTGTCATTTTCAACATTGGCATAGATGTCATCCATCGCTTATGAGGTGTCAGACTATTTCCTGAAGGTTCATTGCTGCAGGACGGACTGCACTACATGTAAACTATGAAACTCCTGTTGGTTAtaatttctcctttttttccatAAAGAAGAAGTGGAAGTTACATAGTCACATTTCAGATGTAATTAAAAGAACTTTCATCAAGTTCTATATTTGTGTAATGATTGCACATGAACACATACCGTACATACTGTGAGTACTGAAGTTATTCTCAATTTTGATTCAAAATGAGTTGCAGACTTCAACAGGAGTGAATCAATGAGTAGGGAACTAGGAGAGGCCCTAAGAGAAATGAAAATCATAGAGAGAAAATTATACCAGACCTACGTAGGTCTGGACCACactttataatttacaaagacccaacaattccagtaattcccactGTCACCATACATTATTATGgctattttaaacatattgcgattTTCTGTGATTTATTGCAATTTACCTTTGTCAACGTCTGTTCTATCTAAAGAGATTAATTTCTCCTGCTGACCTCACCAGAAACAAAACCTTATCTgcaccatctagtggactgaaaaGGCAACTGATTTTATCATTCTAGTACCAAAAAGTTCAATTCTTATGTGCAAATTATATAATAGCATTGCCACGGAATATATGTGCTATAGCTAATATATACTAAcatgtatcgattttttccccccacctcTAGTTGTATGCAGTGCAGTGAACTATACcatggccttcgggggagcccactttttttccacgcgggggggtcgtgcgcttgcgtgtgctaacagggcttgcagcaggtgaatctgtcgtgctattaacgtcatcgctacacaatttcttagtaaaaccaaaattaattaaactgccttgttttctttctgccatgactatatgatgcttactgcagaatggttTTCAAGGATTTTGcacgccgattaatggcctccaacgtttatgttttttctacgaatctttgagttaacacagggccggttctagccctttggttgccctaggcgagattgagttttgcGCCCCCCCAGCATCGCTGTGTCAGCGatagagtagcaatgtatgttcattttagtttctagcatccatgtaagttagatggcaccaacattacGTCTAATTATAACTGGTCTGGTAACCCAAAGGCCagttttttgtttccagatttgtgtgcatggtgacttatgatgggggggggggggggttctgggggtccaccccttgaaaattttgagcattaaatacttaatttcctgcattctggtgaatatttatgcatttttttttttttttatctttttctgaatcaatttttgcttgaaatatctttatctaaaggcaaacatagattacaatccaaatataaaaacataatgggatattttgcagtaaggctctcaggcattctgtattgctttcatctatttattctcctttggatggatgtttctaattatatctgagtcagcacacatgtagcctaggcatcatttactcttcccacttttgcttcttttgttgaggaagtaaccaccttaaacgtgcatattaaaatgattcacctgaatgatatatgaattcattttaatgaattaataaacccctggactgtaatatttcagatgtgtttgagcaagatttctgctcatgttcaaaactttgtgcacattcaaaatacagtatatctcatctgtgttctctgaggtttggaggagttgtgatattgtgagaaaaataaagtgataatgcaATAGGCtactacaagaataaagtcactatatttcagaaaataattcacctgcaccatagtctgctgtgcattacgtgattgctctgttgatacggtagatctcagacctgctgacagacacagagccccgtttgggacgctggtctctgaatgagacagtttagggaagtggctgtaggctacgctgctctacatcggagatggaaacacaaaactacgcagaaatagggacacatctgccgtagcatgcccacagcagagcgcgtctattataaacctgaagctgcacagaccagggaaggcgcgctgcagcagctctgtctgtgccgctgctcgtctctatttttacagcgagagtggacactaagcgacgcacaggtctgcttcagagctccgtgtgtttgcgTCTGACccatagactggaaacgtcgcgtaatgaaaggttgacaagtaaaAGTATGActgagggggcgccctaggatgatcatgtttaataaacgcgttttatttcgcttgtcattcataattctattattaatgggaagtagacctaagaatgacacggcgcccccaacacttttgacgccctaggcaatcgcctaGGTCGCCTATAGCAATCCCCGGCTCTGAGTTAACATgtgctaaacatgagttgaatttgcaccgcagcgccgccacgccttgatgctcacaACAataatagcatgtatagttatctttattgaagtgaattaggttcaaatcaccgacatgcatgaatgacatttttgcagttttacacataataatccacgatgatcacattacacgaAACTGAAATtacacgtcaaaatgacacattgtcaatatttttagagacccccgcaaaatttcacaaatcacgttttcgggggagcccatgtcttattaaggggagccgagctccccctagctcccccgtagttcgcaccctggttGTCTGTATCACATTTTGTGCCAGTCCCTCTAACAGTTGTCTTGTGT
This window encodes:
- the LOC120570374 gene encoding CD209 antigen-like protein E; amino-acid sequence: MDDIYANVENDKSVNPRPSTNQTGPRSSERRFHGAVVLCLGLLSVFLLAGIIGLGVHYHVSLRGSAAELSFIKANLTERLQASDNKSSSLTEERDRLNSSLTEMAKELDRLKQKKTCPAGWRMFSSSCFLLSAESGSWEKGRQDCRERGADLVIIESSQEQTFLSEFVKKDTWYWIGLTDRDEEGTWKWVDGTPLTLKNWRTGQPDNGGGDPQSGEEDCAHIGPTTTEWNDMSCKSVMYWICGKKV